In Methanomicrobium antiquum, one DNA window encodes the following:
- a CDS encoding winged helix-turn-helix transcriptional regulator has product MFVYPVCANPFSYSVNGWDEAPPVSEPKAPVPAEFLEIPPLAILFVSLALISPAFLLAAEIFFAGFGLTALNFRRIDKKSILNNNFRNEIYVYIVQNPGAYFTEIENALQINRGTLNYHIRILKQEHLIVSLLKNGRNFYFENSGCYTHSEMVIIVSLKSETSYTICEYLLKTPGASRNDIAEKVQTTCSTVSWHMGRLSVAGVLLSTKCGRVASYRLSPSAVKMMDKLTTESFSAYANDMYACRQTVCQYDLGRAKSSSK; this is encoded by the coding sequence ATGTTTGTTTATCCTGTATGCGCAAATCCGTTTTCATATTCTGTAAACGGGTGGGATGAGGCACCTCCTGTAAGTGAACCAAAAGCACCTGTTCCTGCTGAATTCCTGGAAATTCCTCCTCTGGCAATTCTGTTTGTTTCACTTGCGCTGATATCCCCTGCATTTTTATTGGCGGCTGAAATATTTTTTGCCGGTTTTGGGCTGACAGCTCTTAATTTTCGGAGAATTGATAAAAAGAGTATTCTTAACAACAATTTTCGAAATGAAATATATGTCTATATTGTTCAGAATCCTGGAGCGTACTTTACAGAAATCGAAAATGCATTGCAGATAAACAGAGGGACTCTTAACTACCATATCAGAATACTTAAACAGGAGCATTTAATTGTATCTTTATTAAAAAATGGCAGGAATTTTTATTTTGAAAATTCCGGTTGCTACACACATTCTGAGATGGTAATAATTGTCAGTCTTAAAAGCGAAACCAGTTACACAATCTGTGAATATCTTTTAAAGACTCCCGGTGCATCCAGAAATGATATCGCGGAGAAAGTGCAAACAACGTGTTCTACGGTTTCATGGCACATGGGAAGATTATCTGTTGCAGGAGTGCTTCTTTCAACAAAATGCGGTCGTGTTGCCAGTTACCGTCTTTCACCGTCTGCTGTAAAAATGATGGATAAATTAACTACTGAAAGTTTCTCTGCATATGCAAACGATATGTATGCCTGCCGGCAGACTGTATGCCAGTATGATTTGGGCAGGGCTAAAAGCTCTTCAAAATAA
- a CDS encoding glycosyltransferase, whose amino-acid sequence MRILLVVCGEGLGHASRSTKLARYLERFGHVCLFASYGKAYEFIKNQGIFSVTETYREVMLEGDGGYFSLSRTMWSSKGIMVALARSLKHIRSLIVENSIDLVISDTMYAAVSAAKIQGVSSLFITNQNKFASASDQNSKHWNILSSVVEKYLSLPDNVLVPDFSPPNTVSGYNLDIKHEDRDRYKFIGPIMDVNPAEYNFVSETIFASFGGEPFKLPMYEMLKEIADERPFQKFEVFSTTSGLPSETKNFKPHGYVPDILNHMANSRLTIMHGGLTSLHESLIFNKPCVMIIDPYHPEQWNNGRKIEEIGAGIMIPGDRVTKKRLSDAIDEALTLKPPNMTPLFKEEDGRLNALKLIEEIGQKRA is encoded by the coding sequence ATGAGAATACTTTTAGTAGTATGCGGAGAAGGGCTGGGTCATGCCTCCCGCTCAACCAAACTTGCACGTTACCTTGAAAGATTTGGTCATGTATGTCTTTTCGCATCATATGGTAAGGCATATGAGTTCATAAAAAATCAGGGCATATTCAGCGTGACTGAAACATACAGGGAAGTCATGCTTGAGGGTGACGGAGGTTATTTCAGCCTTTCCAGGACGATGTGGTCATCAAAGGGAATAATGGTCGCTCTTGCAAGATCACTTAAACATATCAGAAGTCTGATTGTTGAAAATTCAATTGACCTGGTAATTTCAGATACAATGTATGCCGCAGTTTCTGCCGCAAAAATACAGGGTGTCTCTTCTCTTTTTATTACAAACCAGAACAAATTTGCGTCTGCAAGTGATCAGAATTCAAAGCACTGGAATATTTTAAGCAGTGTTGTTGAAAAATATCTCTCACTTCCTGATAATGTTTTAGTACCTGATTTTTCTCCTCCTAATACTGTAAGCGGATACAATCTTGATATAAAGCATGAAGACAGGGACAGATACAAATTTATTGGCCCGATAATGGATGTAAACCCGGCAGAGTATAATTTTGTATCAGAAACAATCTTTGCAAGCTTTGGAGGTGAGCCTTTTAAGCTTCCTATGTATGAGATGCTAAAAGAAATTGCTGACGAAAGGCCGTTTCAAAAGTTTGAGGTTTTTTCAACAACATCAGGCCTTCCTTCAGAGACAAAAAACTTCAAACCACACGGATATGTGCCTGATATATTAAATCACATGGCAAACTCAAGGCTCACTATAATGCACGGCGGTCTTACATCTCTTCATGAATCATTAATCTTCAACAAACCATGCGTTATGATAATTGATCCATATCATCCGGAACAGTGGAACAACGGGCGTAAAATTGAGGAAATCGGCGCCGGTATCATGATTCCGGGTGACCGGGTGACAAAAAAACGCTTAAGCGATGCAATAGACGAAGCACTGACATTAAAGCCTCCTAACATGACACCTCTTTTTAAGGAAGAGGATGGAAGGCTCAATGCCCTTAAATTAATTGAAGAAATTGGACAAAAAAGGGCCTGA